A window of Malania oleifera isolate guangnan ecotype guangnan chromosome 2, ASM2987363v1, whole genome shotgun sequence genomic DNA:
AGTGCATGGATGGATCCTTCAAGCGCACAACGCCAGGTATGATCATGAGGAAAGCTGCCTGCTGCTACTGATTTTTTTTACACTGATTAAAAACGAATTGAGCTCTGCTTTTTAATTGTTTCTTCCTCCAGCTACCAgctaatcatcatcatcatccatcagaactttacttttcttttttctctctttccctttctggGTCCTTTAATCACTTGGTGTTTGGGAATTCAGATTTCAATGATtcaggaaaaaggaaaagaaaaccagCTCCCAAGCTGCTCTCCCAAAAGCAAACTTAATTTCTAGGCGTTTAATTTCTTCCTCTTGGATTCCTCCCATCACCCCTTTCTCAATCGCCAAACGCAGTTCGTTCTGAGCTCGATCTGCaaactgaaattaaaataaaaatacggAAGAGAATATATAATCTTATGATTTAGAGCTTTAATTTGCTTTGTCCGCGTGCTTTTtgtgggggtttttttttttttttttttctttccttttttctaaTTTCGAGGGTTGAAGTGGGTTATGTTGTTTTCCATGTGAGTGAATGATATTCTGTTATCATCCAGATTCGTACCTGCATGGCTTCAGATCAGTAAAGcactttaaatatttttttaaaatagttgAGTGAAGAAAAACTTTGGCAGTCTATGCCTTTTGAGTATTTAATGCTCCATTTTTATCTCATGAATCTTGAGAAAAGTCACCCATCAATTCtcctgtatatacatatatacatatacatataaaacagCTAGCTACCCTTTTCAACCTGAAATTTTCATATCGTTGATTTTCCTCCATTTTCTCCGCAATCAAATGGTGcatatatattgtaatattattataaatgtgtgtttttttaataaattttttaattatatatatcacATCACCTGTCTTTGTTATGTGCTGCCATAcaaatatcaatttaaaattttatgcgAGCCAAACTCAGCAAAGGGGGAGGTGATCGATGGATCTTTCAATTCAAATAATATCATCTTGGCTTAGCTTCCATCCTGCACATTTAAAATTTCAACCACAAAGTATCTACTTTACTATTCATTCAAATAGCATATTAAACAAGAGAAGTCTATCTCCAAACTAAATGATAATTGCATTGTCCTTATTCTTCTTCAATGCATTGTCCTCATTCTTTTTTAATTAAGGGTAGCTAGTCTCATGTACATATGCCTTGTGAGTTTAAATGTAGTCTAGCTCATTAATTGATCTAGAATATACATGTATACACATATAGTTTGGTTGATGAAGGGATCGATGATCACTGCACTGCAGGATATGGCTACTGCTAATTCTCTGGAAAGCATGTTGGTGTGCTCAAAGGCGCAGGCAGCGGCAGAGAGGAAGCCCAGGCCGCAGCCAGAGCAAGCCCTGAAGTGCCCCAGATGCGACTCCACCAACACTAAGTTCTGCTACTACAACAACTACAGCCTCACTCAGCCAAGGTACTTCTGCAAGTCTTGCCGGAGGTACTGGACCAAAGGGGGTACCCTACGCAACGTCCCCGTCGGCGGAGGTTGCAGGAAAAACAAGaggtcatcttcttcttcttcatcatcctCATCAGCCAAGAGACACCAAGATCATCACCAACCACTCCTGCCCACCCATTCAAACCCACTCTCCGGTGCTCTCCCTGCCCTAGCCTACGACTCCTGCAGTGATCTCACCCTCGCCCTCGCCAGGCTCCACAAGCAACAATCTGGGCAGTTGGGCTTCGATGACAACCATGATCTTTCCATTTTCGCAAACCCTAACGTCAACGCTCATCATCAAGTTAATCTTGGAAACCCTAGTTTTGGCGCCACTTCAAGTGCTCCAACTGCTCATCCCCACTTCGTGGACGCGCTGAGAAATGGGTTTGTTGAGAATCCAGTTGGCGGGTTTCAGAGTTTGTACTACGGGTTGGGCAATGGAAATCTTCATCCGCAGATGGACAGCTACGGGCAGGACATAGTGCAGCTGCCATTCGAGGAGTTGAGCAGCAGCAGTGGTGCAGAGACGACGGCTGTGACGGTGACGACGGTGAAGCAAGAGATGATGAGCAGTGCTGATCATGGCGGCAGAGAAGGGGGTCAGAGCAGTAGGCTGTGGGGGTTTCCGTGGCAGCATAGTAGTGCGATTAACGGTGGAGATCATCCGATCATGGGAACTGATCATCAGATGATTGATTCTGGGAGAGAGAGCTGGAATGGTTTTGCTTCATCCTGGCATGGACTGCTTAATAGCCCTCTGATGTAGATCGATGagactctttaattttttttttctttttttcccatgTGTCTGCACgcagttcaaaaaaaaaaaaaaaaaggggttaCGATCTCTTCTCTTAATTTCTTGACTCGAAGGTCAATTTTGTTCTTTGAGTTTTGTATTAAGAGAAATGATTGATGATAATCACCTTGTGAACCGATCACCTTTGTTTTGTTCTGGGTTTTCCCTTAATCACTATTGATTTATCCTTAATTTTTAGATTCAACCTTGCTGTTCATTTCAATTACAAACTCGTcaattagtgaaattaatttctTTCATTTTGAAGGAAAAGATGAAGTGTGAAAGGAGCCTCAAATATTAATTGAGAGcattttattgtgaaatctatATAACTAGAACTTTCTCAAATTCTTATATTTGGAGTCACAAAATGAATCATAGAGTTAGAGGTGACCTATATCGCTCACCATGTCATCTTAAATTGGTGAGAATTTAAAAAGGGTTTTGACATGTTAGGGAAATTAATGTCTTCCactaaagagaaaaaaaaaagagctatGGAGAAAGGAGTCTGAaatcttaactctctctctctctctctctctctctctctctctctctctatatatatatatatatatatatacacacacacatacatacacacacacattggGGGTTTAACATTTGAATaactaaaaaaataagaaaaaagatgAGTTGCATCAGAACCCATGGATATGTAAGAGTTTGAATTCCTATTTtcaaacatacatataaacaattAAAATTTAAGACTTTCTCGAATTCTTATATATGGGGACAGAAAGAATTTTAGAGTTAGAGGTGAGTTACATTGCTCACTATGTAGTCTTAAATTGGTAAAAGTTTTAAAAAGGGTTTTGACATGTTAGAAAATTAATTTCTTccattagagagagagagaagactgAAATCTTAATTTTGTATATTCTATTGCAATATCTATGTAAATAATTAGATCGCATTTACAACCCCTCTCTCTCCGGCCCccttatatacacatttttaattacctaaaaaataagaaaagagatGTGTCATCTTTATCTTCTTACATAATTCAGAACCCAAAATATGCCGAAGTTTGAATTCCTATTTTCTAAGATTTATGTAAACAATTAGACTTTATAACgttctcaaatttttatatttacagaaacaaaaatattaattaacaacTTATATTGCTCGTCATACATCGTAAATCGATAATAATTTAACATTATATTGAGAAGCATGAATTTTAGATCTcaaatttagacaaatttcaatataattttataccaTATCTTATCcaaatataatacaaatttaaattcaatagcTCTCCAAATTCaggattaatttttatttataacatGCAACTAatttaaattgaatttttgaacaaAAGGGAGTTCTTCAAGATATTCTATCATGATTGCATCTCTTATTTTCAGGTGGATTCTTGCAacaatctagagagagagagagaataaataaattaattaattgttgAGTTTATTCTGGCAATGACAATAGGAAGGAGTGAGAATGAGATGAGAGGGCAGCAGAGCACTGATTTCGGGATGGATAATTTAAAATTGCAGGCCTCAGCAGACCAAATCTATACTTAGGATTTGGGCGTGGAATATTGGTCAGTACTCTTTTtcaacattaaaaaaaataaaactgaaaAGAAAACTCAAATGTGCGATTCTGTAGAATCAGATGGGGCTGTTTGAAAATGTGCGGAGGGGTTCTTGCTGAAATGACGATTCTGCCCCTCCGGTACCCGACCCCAGCCACGTCACTTGGTTAATTAATTTtcattcactttttttttttttttcacctttaCTATTTTAAAGTTAAACCCTGGTAGCAGTGGGTGGGCTAGTAGCTTAGCCAGCTAGTTCAGTTAAAGAATGTCCTTCTGGTCGGTTGATTGGTCAGCTCATCTCATCCAGAGTTTTCCACCACGTTCTCTGGTTTCggatttttaatttgtttttcctttttttaactAAGCCTGCCACGTATTGCAATGTGTTTCCATTTCCATCCGAGCTTAAACTTCTTCCtcttctattttctatttttgcaatattttggctgtgtaaaataatttttattttaatttttaaaaataatatatatatatatatatatatatatcattttctagattttcatatattattgtgTATGGAGGCATGAAATTAATTTGGCCCTCGGTGATGCATTGAATTTCTTCTAAACATGTACAAAAGGAAATTCAAACTTCAAAATTTATGATCATAAATAATGTCtaatgtaattaaaaaaaatcatctttttCGTAATTGTTTTAGaatcttaaaataaaaattttaaaactaacacatgccctaatttttttaaaaaattatacatgagaCCTTTCCCTCCACGTGTTCGTATGTTTGTTTCCTTAATATTACACATATGACAAATTGGTCTTACATTTATTAATATCAAAGATGAGCTCATTTTCAGTAAGTGTATAATTAAAAAAACAGACATACAGACACGTGGAGGGAAATGTCTCTGTATGATTTTTCCTGCACCTTTTAAAGCAGTTTCTTTCTTGGGTATTTAATTTAAAAAGTTTGTATTACCTTTTTTCAAAACTAAGTTTCTTCATTTGGGTGAATGTTTGGCTTAAAATATcctcttaaaccctaaaccttccgATGAATAAAAAAAGAGAGAATCCAATGGAATGTTTGCACAATTGATGGAGGAGGTAGCTACAGAATATAACATGCATAATTGCACACCATTTTTTTCCCCCTTATATGGATTTCATATAGAAGACAGCACTCCTGCGTCCACTCAGTTCTGCCTATTTATCCACAATAGCCCCCGCAGATATTGACATTTCACCTTCTTTCAAATAAGGGCCCATCAAAtctcatttatttattaaaaataactCGGCTCCACCGAGCAGCTCGATATTTGTTTTCTTGTAATTATACAAGGTAAGCTGTCACATGTTGAATACTCCATGATTGATGAACATTCACCCTCAGTTCTagcacttgaaaaaaaaaaaaaaaaccctgatTAAGGATTCATATTCCATTCTAAACAAAGACATCATCATACTCGATGAATAAAATCTATACTAATGGTTACCCATCCTATTATATATGAGTGTTCATGGCTTGATTTAGGCCTATAATTACAAGTGATTCGATCTTTTCGACCTAGTAAAAAGCCAACATTAAGTCAAACAGCTGAGGAATTTGTTTGGGTTGGTTTAATTATTAGTGGGTTGGGCTGATTGACAATTTAGTTTGTTTAAAGACAAAGTAGAATAGGGAAAAAGAACATAGGCACGGACACACACAAAGGAATATGCGTAAGAGTTTTGCAAATTAATAACATGTCACACTAAAAAAACTACTTACACTAGTGTCActcaaattaaatatattatattaggagatttctcatttaaaaaaaaaaattgagagaacAATAGTATCATTgtaataatatgataaaacaaAGTAATTtacaattttcaaatttatattagTAACACATTAAGAGGTTTTGAAAGAAATCTAAGAaatatttattgtttattttttttatacatatatgcatTAGAGGTAGGTCAGGTTGGGATTGATGGTTTAGCACAAATTGACCCATATAGTTGAGATGCAAAATGAAAAACCACCAATTGATTCACAACCCATTTGAAATCGATTTTTTTAGGTTGGTCC
This region includes:
- the LOC131149404 gene encoding dof zinc finger protein DOF2.1 encodes the protein MDPSSAQRQDMATANSLESMLVCSKAQAAAERKPRPQPEQALKCPRCDSTNTKFCYYNNYSLTQPRYFCKSCRRYWTKGGTLRNVPVGGGCRKNKRSSSSSSSSSSAKRHQDHHQPLLPTHSNPLSGALPALAYDSCSDLTLALARLHKQQSGQLGFDDNHDLSIFANPNVNAHHQVNLGNPSFGATSSAPTAHPHFVDALRNGFVENPVGGFQSLYYGLGNGNLHPQMDSYGQDIVQLPFEELSSSSGAETTAVTVTTVKQEMMSSADHGGREGGQSSRLWGFPWQHSSAINGGDHPIMGTDHQMIDSGRESWNGFASSWHGLLNSPLM